DNA from Thermococcus argininiproducens:
CGACCCAAGAACAGGTAACATCGTAGAAGAGAACCCACAATTCATCAAGACCGGTGACTCAGCTATCGTTCTCCTCAGACCAACTAAGCCAATGGTAATTGAGCCAGTTAAGGAGTTACCACAACTCGGTAGATTCGCTATCAGAGATATGGGTCAAACAGTTGCAGCTGGTATGGTTATATCCATCCAGAAGGGCGAGTGAAGCCCTTCTCTAGCCTTTTCCTTTAACATTATTAATTTTATCATTAGAGCTTATAGAGGTGACAAAAATGCAAAAGGCAAGAATTAAACTGGCGAGCACAAACATAAGTGCTCTTAATGAGGTTACAGATCAAATCAAGCAAATTGCAGAGAGAACTGGTGTTAGAATGAGCGGACCAATACCATTGCCAACAAAGAGAATAAGAATCACCACAAGAAAGAGCCCAGACGGCGAGGGAAGTGCAACTTTTGATAGGTTTGAGCTTAGGGTCCACAAGAGACTTATTGACATTGAAGCTGACGAGAGAGCTATGAGGCAAATTATGAGAATTCGTGTTCCTGAGGATGTTACTATTGAAATTGAGCTCGTCTCATGATTCTCATTATTTTTAGCGCCGGGGTAGCCTAGCCTGGGAAGGCGCGGGCCTGGAGAGTCCGTGGGCGTTAAGCCCGCCAGGGTTCAAATCCCTGCCCCGGCGCCAACACTCTTATAAGTCCTCTTTTCTCATCCACCTTGGTGAAGTGTCATGGAAGACTACCTCAAGCTTATTCCAAAGAGACT
Protein-coding regions in this window:
- the rpsJ gene encoding 30S ribosomal protein S10, which translates into the protein MQKARIKLASTNISALNEVTDQIKQIAERTGVRMSGPIPLPTKRIRITTRKSPDGEGSATFDRFELRVHKRLIDIEADERAMRQIMRIRVPEDVTIEIELVS